In Sciurus carolinensis chromosome 16, mSciCar1.2, whole genome shotgun sequence, the genomic window CATATCTTAAGTGCCCATTCATTTATCAAGGACAGTGATGGACCTAAGTCCTTTGAAGTAAAGATTTATACCTTCTGGGTCAAGTCTAATTTGGTGAGATAAACAAATGGTTATATTTGACTACACAGGAAAAACTTAAATTTTCACAGACTTGAGATTGCCAGGTAGTAAAGATAGAAATTTGACCTTGAATGACCAAATcttgtgggttcaatcctcaataccaaaagacaaaaaagagtATTCTGATGTTAAATGGGACATATTAAATTTGGGTGATATGTATTAATGCATTATCCTTCCTCAGCATATTTTagtttaatatactttttatctATTACTGAATAACAAATTATCCCAAAACCTAATGATTTAAAGTAGCAAACATTTActtcagtttctgtgggtcaagtATTCAGACATGGCTTGCTTTACCTTTCTGGCTCtggatctctctctttttttcttttttttttaagttgtaggttgacacaatacctttactttatttattcatttttatgatcaaaatcagtgcctcacacatgctaggtgagtgcttcaccactgagccacaatcccagcccctctggATCTCTTAAAAAGGTGTTAAGGCTATAGTCAGATTAAGGCTCATCTTTGGATGGGTATTTTCCAAAGCTGACTCAAGTGGTTATTGATGGTTCCTTGACAGTTTTCTTCAAAACCATGTATACCTTCTGCTTCAGTTCCCTCCCATGTTATAGATGTGTAGCCCACAGGtttgttttattgctttcttcATGCAATGCAGTCTACTCTTCTCTGTCCATCTTCAAAATGTTCCTTTAATTTCTGTAGTAATACATGGGTTTGCCATTTCAGGGATCagtgacattcagggatgtggccatggACTTCTCTCAGCAGGAATGGGAGTATCTGAACCCCTTCCAGAAGACCTTGTATCGGGATGTGATGATGGAGAACTATGGTAACTTGGTCTCACTGGGTATGTTTTTGGCCTTGAATAATTTAGGATAACTTAGAATCTGCTCTCTAGGACTtgtgtttttttctattctgatttTCAAGGCTAGTTTTTTTAGGAATCTGgttaaatttcttttcccttttccccaaagAAGTGACTTGAGCTTTGTTGGATTAGAAGTGGCAATTCCATTATAAGCATATTCATCTTCCCTGCCTTTCAGTGTTACTCACATCTTCTCTGGTTCTACTTAGAGTTGACTCTCATCCTTTATGAGAAAAAACTACATTAGGATTCTGTGACATGTTATATAATCATTGTTAAAGGATCCAGGTTTCCTATTTATGTTCAGAATTACTGTGTATACTACATTATATGATTCATTCACAGGGATAATAGCTTGACAGAGGGTTCCAAATTGCTTTAATAACTGAAAGAACCTCTATAATTTGTTGTATTAAATAAATGGAGTTCATTTAAAATTGAAgcaaatacatttcatttatttaggcaAATTTTATCTGATTTGTAGTTAAAAATTGTAATCTATAAATATGTTTGTAGAGGCAGTGCTCTAAGCactttatatacaaatatttatgtatatacttGATCCTTATTAAATTCAacctttattattattcccatttccaAATGAAAATGCTGCAACACAGTGGGTTTAAGTgactgtccaaggtcacacataGCTAGAAAGTGGCAAAGATATAAATTGTTAATAGACTATagagtttatcttttctttttttctgttatattgaacctaggggcattttactactgagctacatccctagccttttttatattttattttgagacaggttctcattaagttgcttggggcctcactaaattgctgagactggcctcaaacttgcagtgttctgccttagcctcccaagtcacaggaattactggtatgtgccactgcacctagtgGAGTCTATATTTTCAACCATGGTATTGTATATGCTGAAAAAGAGGATACAGTGTGTATGtcgtttttgtgtgtgtgtttcccagtactggggattggacctaaGGGTGTCttacactgaactacatccttggccccctttttttttctttttaattttgagacagggtctctctaagttgccgaggctggccttaaacttgtaatctttctgcctcagcctcccaaatatctgggattacaggcatgtaccactgtgcccagtttaatgtttttctttaatttcctgactttctcttcttaaaaatctcatttaatgtttttttgtttttttgcttttttggcgggggtgggtactggagattaaatccaggtgtactttaccactgagccacacctagTTCTTagaaagttgctgagactggccttaaaatTGCAATCCacctaagtcactgggataacaggtttgtactaccatgcctggcttcaatattattttgacctttattttaatgaaattttgggtttgttttgttttttttgcggtacgagggattgagcccagatgcactctaccacagagatacatccccagccctttttctttcttattttgagacagggtctcattaatttgcttagtctggcttcaaatttgtgatcctcctgtctcagccttctggagttgctgggattataggcatgcaccaccatacctggcaataatgtatttttctgtatCATGTTgcattgcacttttttttttctttttaaacagacCATTCCATTTCTAAGCCGGATGTTATCACATTATTGGAGCAAGGAAAAGAGCCCTGGATGATTGtaaaggaagaaacaagaaaatggtgTAAAGGTGAGTAAGAGTAAATCTGGCTATAGAACGCCATCTGTAGGCAGTAGCCTGAGTAGTCAAGGAAAAAACATGCTTGAAATGTTGGTTGGAAATCTCCATTCATAATAACGAAAAGGCTTCTAATGTGGAGGGGAGATAAATACTCTTCATGAACTTTACAGTGAACTTCATCTTCACCTTAATTAACCACTCAGTTTTTTAGGCTCCTATTTACCTCCCAGTTCATGAATCCTTTCCTATCTTTCCTCGTACCCATTTACTGGTATTTTGGACCCTACTGATTTCCAAACCCATGTATTCACTTAGAGTTATATATGTGGTTTTATTGTCTAAAAGTATATTCATTCTTGTATTTGGCAAAGAAAATGGAGTTAGTATATTAGGGAATACATATAATAACcctgtaaacaaataaatagataaatagaagcAAGTAGTGAAATATACTATGAAGGAAACTAACCAACAACAGGCAGTCatgcacaatggcacatgcctataaccccagtggctctggagggtgaggcaggaggattggaagttcaaattcaacctcagtaatttattgaggccctaataAGTAaagttagtaagaccctgtctctaaataaaatagaaaaaagggctggggatgaaaagGAACAGGACAAATTTAGGTAAAGTAAGATGATCAAGAACTATTGATCATCTCTGAGGAGATGATATTTGAGCAAAGAGTAAGAACTTAGGCCATTTGAGTATTTTTCAAAGCATACCAAGAAGAGTAAACAACACATGCAGAGATCCTAAAGAGGGCATGAGTGTTTGTGTTTCAGGAGTAGCAGGTAGATCAAAGCATTGAAGAATGAGTGACAAAATATGAAGTCAGTTTTATGAGGAATCAAATCATATTAGATATTATGATTCATTAAGTAGAAAAATTACAGTTGTTTGCTAAAATTAAATAGGATACatgatttgattaaaattttatatgcttaattattaaaaaatttaaaacatttattaattttaagacatATAGGACTCCAGGTATAAATAATATTGTCACTTTCTCTCATAGACTTCTAATAtatgcctgtgtgtatgtgtgtgtgtgtgttttcctggtcctgggaattgaacccaggagcatgctaccactaagctacattcccagccatttttattttgagaaagggtcttacaAAGTTGCCAAAATTGCAGTGCTTCTCCCTAACCCAGGTATCTGGGATTATAATTGTATACCACCATATCTGGtgtatttcttccattttcttaaacGTTTCCTCCAGTGTCCATCTTTTAGATTAATTATCTTATTTCTAAGTTAATATTCTGAAAATACTTTTATCTGTACTGTATTTGTGAACTgtcattttcttctgaattttctaaTTCTGGTGTATgttgttctttcatttcttatagtaatcatttaatccatttttaaatagCATGCTGTCCATTTCCTCTGTTTGGGGCAGCAGAACACTTGTTGGTTCTAGTACTACTTTTAATCCTTTtagtcttttaatttatttcatggaatttgATTTTGGGCATCTTTGTTATCATCTccctataaatttttttctcaacttTGAGAAAGGATTCACAAGGTAATATTATAAATTCATGATTTTATAGCTCCTGTTATTTGTGTtcaaaagtgttcaaaatctgtCATGCAGGAAAGCTTGGAGCTATATAGCAGCAAATTTTGGTATAATAAAATTGGTATTAATCTCATATTCATCGTAACAAATTTAGGTGATATGGTTAAGGTTAGacttattttttatcatatatttcctttataattacttattaatatgtacaataatATTTGTTACTGTTAACactatatgtataatataattttatacacaaAATAGCATAAGGTTAGACAAAATAGACTTTCAGACAAAAGCTATTAGTAGAGacgaagaaatacattttataatgataaatgatttatctattaagaaaatataacaattaaGAATATATGCTGgagctgaggttgtagctcagtggtggagcacttgcctctcatgtgtgaggcactgggtttgattctcagcaccacatataaataaataaaataaaggttcaacaacaactaaaaaatatttaaaaaaaaaagaatatatgccaTTTattggggctggtgttgtggctcagtggtataacacttgcctagcatgtatgaggcactgggttcaattctcagcactgcatataaatcaataaataaaaataaaagctaatccattaaaaaaaaaaagaatatgtgtcATCTATTAACAGAAccccaaatatataaaacaaaccctAGCAGAGATAGACAATTCAACAATAATTGTTAGAGACTTCAATTTACTTCTTTCATGCAGCTAgaaatactacaaaaaaaaagaaaaacagaagttgtGAATACTATTATAAAGTGACTAGACCTCAAAGATACACTATGGAGCATTCCACCCAACAGTAGCAGAGAACACATTCATCTCAGTATAAAAGGTGCATTCTTTGGAACAGGTAATATGTTGGACgataaaacaagtctcaataagtttaaaaggattaaaattgTATGATGTGTATTTTCTAACAATAATGGAATGACATGAGAAAATAGTAACAGATTTGGggaattcacaaatatgtggtcttccagcctccagaaccatgtgccaaaataaacttctattctttattaaTTTCCAAGTTTCAGGTATTTTATACCAACAGAAAATAGGCTAAGACAAATTCATATATGAAAAGCCCATAGTTTACATCATACTCAGTGATGAAAGACTGAAAacactgcttttgctgcatcaatgaattttgatatgttctattttcatattcatttgccttaaaataatttccagttcctcatgtgatttttttttgacaaattctTGTCTGAACCATTGGTTGTTTGAGAGTATTGTTTGACTTCTACATATTTGCATACTTTTCACTTGCCCTTCtattgttttctagttttgttccatTGTGACtagaaaagattctttttttatttttagtagtagatgcacaccatacctttattttaaacttgctcttatttacttaaattcacttattttatttttttcaatttttaaaatttgttctaattagttatacatgacagtagaatgcattttgacacatcatacataattggagtataacttcccattcttcatGATATAGGATTATACATGATATaatgtacatgtatataggattgtacatgatataggaTTATACCAGTCCTGTAATActaattacctttatttttttaatttattttatgtgatgctgagaatcaaacccagtgcctcacacatgctaggcaagcgttctaccactgagcttcaaccccagcccatttttaaaattttgagatgggttctcactaagctgccaagacaggccttgaacttgtaatcctcttgcctcagtgttctgagtagctgggattataggtgtgcaccaccatgttcaGCTCTGGCCTCCACAGTTTCTAATGAGCAAACACTGATGTTAAAATCattgttactgtagtatactaattttaagtcctttgggtataaactgaggagtgggataaatggagttttgtttgtttgtttgttttcagaactgagggttgaacccaatagcatccccagctctttaaaaaattttgttttaaattttgagtcagggtcttgcacagttgcccaggctgccctcaaaacGTTTCAGTCCtactgccttagcttcccaaatagctgagattacaagcatgtgccactgtgcctagctaagCTTTTCCTTCTTCTAGGTTGTTATCCTCCAGGGTAAGTGTTTcagttctttttcatatttcctgGCACTCTTCCTCTAGATACCTTCACTATTTAGgtcagtttctctttttttcctctgaaatacCCAGAAACTCAGAATTCCTTAAGATTTTCATTAGGGTGTAAACCTAGTACTTGCCTTAAAACTCACTGATAAGACTCTTCTGAGAATTACCAGAATGATCAACCCTGATTAAAAGGGAAAGTGAGAGAAGACCTGAGAAAAGATTTGAAGGAATACAACAGACAAAACACTTgtagaatgaacaagaaaatctCAGCAAGAATGGTAAAAACTTAGTGCTTCATTCGATatggaaaactacaaaaaattcaCATAGCTGTGCATAGGAAGGAATCACAACATCTgtattttaaaggagaaatataatcagtgaaaatcaataaatagttgcttttaatatatttatattgtatatgGAAATTGATATAGAAAAGAGTACATTCGATCACTGTAGTAAAATGTGATAAGTGAGGGTTATGGAGACATTGTCAGTAATAATTACAAGTTAAATAGCCGATTTTAGAGTTCTTTCAAATATTCATCTCCAGTTGgtagcatttaaaaatctttagaacATCTACTTTTTGGCatccaggaaaacaaaacatttttatttcttttagatttgaAGTCAAGATATGAAAAACTCAGCTCTGGGAAAGTATACCTCTATAGAAAACATTCATCTCTTACTCTACATCAAAGAACTCATAATAGTGAGAAAGCCTATGAATGTGACaaatgtgggaaggccttcacTCGTCATACAGACCTCATAgtacatcagagaattcatactggtgagaaaccctacgagtgtaaggaatgtggaaaagccttcaatCGTGCATCTAACCTGCTGCAacatcagaaaattcatactggtgaAAAACCCTATAAATGTGAGGAATGTGGGATGACATTTAGTCGTAATATAGACCTTAGAGttcatcaaagaattcatacaggTGAGAAACCCTATCAATGTGAagagtgtgggaaggcctttgGTCGTGCTTCCTACCTGACTCAACATGGAaaaattcatactggtgagaaatCCTATGTGTGTGATGAATGTGGAAAGGCCTTTAGTAAAGGTGGAAAACTTAAAatacaccagagaattcatactggtgagaagccctatgaatgtaaggcATGTGGGAAGGCCTTTAGTCAGGCCTCTCACCTTGTGCAACATGacagaattcatactggtgaaaaACCCTATGAATGCCGTGAGTGTGGAATGACCTTTAGTCGTAGTATAGATCTTAGAGTACATCACAGAATTCACACTGGTGAGAAACCCTgtaaatgtaaggaatgtgggaaggcctttagTTGTGCCTCAAATCTTGTTCAACATGAGACAATTCATACTGGcaagaagccctatgaatgtgaACAATGTGGGATGACATTTAGTCGTGTCTATCAACTCATTCCACATCAGAGAATGCACACTGGTgtgaaaccctatgaatgtaatgaatgtggaaagGCCTTTAGTCGTGCCTCAGCACTTATTCAACATGAAAGAATGCATACTGGTGAGAAACCCtataaatgtgaagaatgtgggaaggcctttatTCATGGTGGTAGCCTTAGGACacatcagaaaattcatactggtgagaaaccctatgtctgtaaagaatgtgggaaggcctttgGTCGTACTTCAGACCTTGTTAGACAtgagagaattcatactggtgagaaaccATATAAATGTAAGGACTGTTGTAAGGCCTTTAGTCATATTGAAAGCCTTAGAATGCATCATAAACTTCATACAggtgagaaaccctatgaatgtaaacagtgCGGGAAAGCTTTTAAGAGTGGTCATCAACTTACTgtacatcagagaattcatactggtgagaaaccctatgaatgtaaggaatgtgggaaggcctttagTGTCTGTGGACGACTTACTCGACATCAGAGTACTCACAGTGATGAGAAGCCTTTTGAATGTAACAAATGTGGGAAATCCTTTAGACTTAGTTCAAGTCTTAAAGTAcatcaaagaattcataactagagAAAAACCTTAGGAATGAAAGTTCTATGAAaaggcatatatatgcaatggacaGTGTGTAGGACATTAGTGTATTTataacaaacaatttaaaaagaatgtgagccaggcagggtggagcacacctgtaatcccaggggctcaggaggctgaggcaggaggatcatgaattcaaggaCAGTCTCATCAACAGGGAGGttctatgcaactcagtgagatcctgtctgtaaataagtaaaaaaggggatgtggctcagtgggtaagcatcactgggttcaatccctggtaccaaaaaaattaaaagagagaagaaTATGGCAATGCTTTTAAATATGGTTTAGTTCTTCTAAGGCATTAAAATAGTTTATGGTGTGAAACCCCTCAGAattcatatttcagattttttagcAGTGATCcaaatactattattattcagagaatttctaatttattttatgtaacataAAACCTTTATATTTCTCTGTGCATAAATTATCAGTATATTCACATTAGAGGAAAATTCAGAGAATGtagaaatatcttcattttttatgttttatttataaaagcctTCTACCTGTATCAATTATTGTTAAACACAAGAAAACACACCACAGGAAGCCCCTGTTGATCTAACAAATGTAGAAAAACTTGTGGTTTCCATTCTATTATTTACAGCCTGTATGACTTTGGTCATAACATTTGTCCTACTGGGAGTCCTGTGTAAAGAAcgataatatatatattatagtgcTATtattggaaattagaaaatatggaaaattttttCACATGTTGTCTATGTTCAGTAAGTAATTGatactattttatattatctatatTACTATTGATGAATTATGAGATAAAGTTCATATAGGgataataaatttagaaaagcttcatgtaatttcttattttttttagtttgaaataatcCTTTCTGATTATAACCCTGT contains:
- the LOC124967181 gene encoding zinc finger protein 420-like; the protein is MIPALAVLSGRGTLRTDPLLQTKTMTHGSVTFRDVAMDFSQQEWEYLNPFQKTLYRDVMMENYGNLVSLDHSISKPDVITLLEQGKEPWMIVKEETRKWCKDLKSRYEKLSSGKVYLYRKHSSLTLHQRTHNSEKAYECDKCGKAFTRHTDLIVHQRIHTGEKPYECKECGKAFNRASNLLQHQKIHTGEKPYKCEECGMTFSRNIDLRVHQRIHTGEKPYQCEECGKAFGRASYLTQHGKIHTGEKSYVCDECGKAFSKGGKLKIHQRIHTGEKPYECKACGKAFSQASHLVQHDRIHTGEKPYECRECGMTFSRSIDLRVHHRIHTGEKPCKCKECGKAFSCASNLVQHETIHTGKKPYECEQCGMTFSRVYQLIPHQRMHTGVKPYECNECGKAFSRASALIQHERMHTGEKPYKCEECGKAFIHGGSLRTHQKIHTGEKPYVCKECGKAFGRTSDLVRHERIHTGEKPYKCKDCCKAFSHIESLRMHHKLHTGEKPYECKQCGKAFKSGHQLTVHQRIHTGEKPYECKECGKAFSVCGRLTRHQSTHSDEKPFECNKCGKSFRLSSSLKVHQRIHN